A window from Thermoplasma sp. Kam2015 encodes these proteins:
- a CDS encoding TrmB family transcriptional regulator gives MENDIFSGLSKFGLSPYEIRIYEVLVLKGPMSSTEVVKLTGIPQPRVYDLFNSLIKKGFIEESMGKKKIYKAIPVSQVLKREKDWLDSYSLNLQRYVENKKMYPDRYSTFLSLVEGYDGIIQKMQSMINEAENEIIISLSSHKFYDLKEYLQRASSRGVTVAVLVFTDEDVQFEGQAIVRTIHGKPTEMVISDRRSCIISVEAEKGNSEYALYFEEDNFIHVMSYYFNQSLWSVSRIVKNFYIAREIKFCNIWLTCDAIDFMFSRGIKLDAEVEGFYHDDRRTIKGEIIKTERIPFVRNTFYIKSGDKTYSVGGKTATLEDIKMINVKLHPSILQQ, from the coding sequence ATGGAAAATGACATATTCTCCGGTCTCTCAAAATTCGGGCTTTCTCCATACGAGATCAGGATATACGAGGTACTGGTGCTAAAGGGACCGATGAGTTCAACCGAGGTAGTGAAACTCACCGGTATACCGCAGCCCAGAGTATACGATCTCTTTAACTCTCTTATCAAAAAGGGTTTCATAGAGGAGAGCATGGGAAAGAAAAAGATATACAAGGCCATACCAGTATCGCAGGTTTTGAAGCGAGAAAAAGACTGGCTTGATTCCTATTCCCTTAACCTTCAGCGTTATGTTGAGAATAAGAAGATGTACCCTGACAGATATTCTACCTTCCTTTCGCTTGTGGAAGGTTATGACGGCATAATACAGAAGATGCAAAGCATGATCAATGAAGCAGAGAATGAGATCATAATTTCTTTATCCAGCCATAAATTCTATGATCTGAAAGAATACCTGCAAAGAGCCTCAAGTCGTGGAGTCACCGTGGCGGTACTTGTCTTTACTGATGAGGACGTTCAGTTTGAAGGGCAGGCCATAGTCAGAACGATACACGGAAAGCCAACTGAAATGGTTATCTCTGACAGAAGATCATGTATCATAAGCGTGGAGGCGGAGAAGGGCAACAGTGAATACGCGCTTTACTTCGAAGAGGATAATTTTATTCACGTTATGTCATATTATTTTAATCAGTCTCTCTGGAGTGTGTCAAGGATAGTCAAAAATTTCTATATCGCACGAGAGATAAAATTTTGCAATATATGGCTTACATGCGATGCAATAGATTTCATGTTCTCAAGAGGAATAAAACTGGATGCTGAAGTGGAAGGCTTCTACCATGACGACAGAAGGACGATCAAAGGTGAAATTATCAAGACCGAGAGGATCCCATTTGTTAGAAATACATTTTACATCAAGAGTGGAGATAAAACTTATTCAGTAGGTGGAAAGACTGCAACCCTGGAGGATATCAAGATGATAAATGTGAAACTTCATCCCTCAATACTACAACAATGA
- the bgaS gene encoding beta-galactosidase BgaS — protein sequence MFPKGFKFGFSEAGFQFEMGLSDPDPNTDWYSWAHDEYNIKNHIVSGDLPENGAAYWDLYRKDHDIAQHIGMNTARIGIEWSRIFPISTEAVKVGVQEDNGDIINVDIDERTLEKLEGLANYRSLDHYRHMIMDLKRRGFFVIANLYHWSTPIWINDPSRRDREKDNGVGNCFNRRSVIEFAKFAAYTASKFDDLVDRWSTMNEPNILFNGQCSTDWNPDSMAIRKKFFTEAHVRAYDAIKKFSRKPVGIVYANGDMQPRTDEDREARDLAEYEIRYSFFDAIMKGDLSWYARSADRKGIKYGSDHRKDMVDHLDWVGVNYYSRDVIQKENDRWAIVQGYGYATGDRDKSLDGRSVSDTGWEVYPEGIYNLVMAYQKRIGLPMMISENGIADDSDRLRPRYVASHLKNLERAIKDGARVEGYLHWALTDNYEWASGFSKKFGLVKVDFSTKRRYIRPSAFVFKEIAENNGVPEELDWIASDRF from the coding sequence ATGTTTCCTAAGGGATTCAAATTTGGTTTTTCAGAAGCTGGTTTTCAGTTTGAAATGGGACTGAGTGATCCTGATCCAAATACAGACTGGTATTCATGGGCTCATGACGAGTATAACATCAAAAACCACATAGTTTCTGGTGATCTTCCAGAAAATGGGGCCGCATACTGGGATCTGTATCGCAAGGACCATGATATTGCGCAGCATATTGGTATGAACACCGCAAGGATCGGGATAGAATGGTCCAGAATTTTCCCAATATCGACCGAAGCTGTCAAAGTTGGAGTGCAGGAAGATAATGGCGATATAATCAATGTGGACATAGATGAAAGAACTTTAGAAAAACTCGAAGGCCTTGCAAACTACAGATCCCTAGATCACTACAGACATATGATAATGGATCTCAAGAGGAGAGGTTTCTTCGTAATTGCAAATCTCTATCACTGGTCTACACCGATCTGGATAAATGACCCTTCCCGAAGGGATCGTGAGAAGGATAACGGTGTGGGAAATTGCTTCAACAGAAGATCCGTTATCGAATTTGCAAAATTTGCAGCATATACGGCCAGTAAATTTGATGATCTCGTGGACAGATGGTCCACCATGAATGAACCTAATATTTTATTCAATGGACAATGCAGCACAGATTGGAACCCAGACTCCATGGCCATAAGGAAGAAGTTCTTCACAGAAGCACACGTCAGAGCCTATGACGCCATAAAGAAATTTTCCAGGAAACCTGTAGGCATAGTATATGCAAACGGGGATATGCAGCCAAGGACGGACGAAGATAGAGAAGCGAGGGACTTAGCGGAATATGAGATAAGGTACTCGTTCTTTGACGCAATAATGAAGGGTGATCTATCATGGTACGCCAGATCGGCCGATCGCAAAGGCATAAAATATGGGTCGGATCACAGAAAAGATATGGTTGATCATCTTGATTGGGTAGGTGTAAATTATTACAGCAGAGATGTTATACAGAAGGAAAATGATCGATGGGCAATTGTCCAAGGGTATGGTTATGCCACCGGTGATAGGGATAAATCCCTCGATGGTCGTTCGGTCAGCGATACTGGATGGGAGGTGTACCCTGAAGGTATATATAATCTGGTGATGGCCTATCAGAAACGTATAGGTCTTCCGATGATGATATCTGAGAATGGAATCGCGGATGACTCGGACAGATTAAGGCCAAGGTATGTTGCTTCACATTTAAAGAATCTGGAAAGGGCTATAAAAGACGGCGCCAGAGTTGAGGGCTACCTGCATTGGGCACTCACAGACAATTATGAGTGGGCATCTGGATTCTCCAAAAAATTCGGTCTCGTGAAAGTGGACTTCAGCACCAAGAGGAGATACATCAGGCCGTCTGCATTTGTTTTCAAAGAAATTGCTGAAAACAATGGCGTTCCCGAAGAACTTGACTGGATCGCAAGCGACAGATTCTGA
- a CDS encoding YncE family protein gives MTLSLIPLIHAENFESITYAEENTRSSVGSTVDTLDLLNGSLYDGNFLDTGNAIVPTTGSFDTADGYIFVANYFTNNVCVIDPSDGDIIDTIPVGSGPMAVLCDGHNNMIYVANQRSGNLSVIDPLSFSVMESIDVGSGPQSIAYDPQDNNLYVADSYSNSISVISGSDHVSSTIALPGSSDVVFNGYNGYLYVSQYSKNQVAIISPANDSILGIYPVGAGPAGLAVDPSNGNILVADQLANEVTILSPSGRRLSVVNVGYDPFQISFDQNNGEAYVTNFNSNTVSVISASSYSVIKTFNVGLNPYGVFGLSGSELCIVNEYTNNLTLINTTENRIISTINIGSGPQGICYDQSNGMIYVTNAYSDFVYVINSSSLRLAGIVYVGWGPSSVAFDPFNNLIYVANYDSNNISVVDAGDGRSIAEINTGSGPAGLVVDTENGYVYSINQLSDNVSVIDPYDNSVVSTIDVGLSPFSGAYDGSNGMIYIGNFGSDNVSVINATYNTVEDSINVSSGPQGVAYDSRTESIYVINFNSNTASVINSDNRIIAMINTGSGPEGVCYDPYNQNIYISNSGTDNVYAINDTTYELSSTIQVGDYPFRDVADPENGYVFVTNTYSGTISVIHPSNGTSKNVSFGNVPDHLAMILALSLLPIIVALSYVIIRAKRNKKRT, from the coding sequence TTGACTCTGAGTCTCATTCCCTTAATTCATGCTGAGAATTTCGAGAGTATCACATACGCAGAAGAAAATACTAGATCTTCAGTCGGAAGCACCGTTGATACCCTCGATCTATTGAACGGATCGCTTTATGATGGTAATTTTCTAGATACTGGAAATGCAATTGTGCCTACGACAGGATCGTTCGATACAGCCGATGGTTACATTTTCGTCGCGAACTACTTTACCAACAATGTCTGCGTTATAGATCCATCTGATGGGGATATCATAGATACGATCCCAGTGGGATCAGGCCCGATGGCTGTTCTCTGCGATGGACACAATAATATGATCTATGTTGCAAATCAGCGTTCCGGAAACCTCTCCGTTATCGATCCACTGTCTTTCTCCGTTATGGAGAGCATAGATGTTGGATCGGGGCCTCAGAGCATTGCGTACGATCCTCAAGATAATAACCTCTATGTTGCTGACTCCTATTCCAACTCTATATCAGTAATATCAGGATCCGATCATGTGTCCAGCACGATCGCCCTTCCAGGATCATCGGATGTTGTTTTTAACGGTTATAATGGTTATCTTTATGTTTCTCAGTACAGCAAAAATCAAGTTGCAATTATTTCACCAGCCAATGATAGCATTTTGGGTATCTACCCAGTCGGTGCCGGACCTGCTGGGCTTGCGGTCGATCCTTCTAACGGCAATATACTGGTTGCAGATCAGCTGGCTAATGAAGTAACTATTCTTAGCCCATCTGGAAGGCGGTTATCCGTTGTCAACGTAGGCTATGATCCATTTCAGATATCATTTGATCAGAACAACGGGGAGGCTTACGTTACAAACTTCAATTCCAATACCGTATCCGTAATATCAGCTTCGTCATATTCTGTGATAAAGACATTCAATGTAGGCCTGAATCCTTATGGAGTTTTCGGGCTCTCTGGATCTGAATTATGCATAGTGAATGAGTACACAAATAATCTGACGCTGATAAATACCACTGAAAACAGAATAATCTCTACTATAAATATTGGGTCCGGTCCCCAAGGGATATGCTATGATCAGTCAAACGGAATGATATATGTGACCAATGCGTATTCAGATTTTGTTTACGTTATTAATTCAAGCTCTTTAAGGCTGGCTGGAATCGTATATGTCGGCTGGGGACCATCAAGCGTAGCCTTTGATCCGTTCAATAATTTAATCTATGTAGCTAACTATGATTCAAACAACATATCGGTCGTAGACGCAGGTGATGGTCGATCGATCGCAGAGATAAACACTGGTTCAGGCCCAGCCGGATTAGTGGTGGATACGGAGAATGGATACGTTTACTCTATAAATCAGCTTTCGGACAATGTTTCTGTAATCGATCCGTATGATAATTCTGTGGTATCGACGATAGATGTCGGATTAAGCCCGTTTTCAGGTGCCTACGATGGATCCAATGGTATGATATATATTGGAAATTTTGGGTCTGACAACGTATCTGTGATAAACGCAACCTACAATACTGTCGAAGATTCTATAAACGTAAGCTCTGGTCCACAGGGTGTCGCTTATGACTCACGGACTGAAAGCATATATGTGATCAACTTCAATTCCAATACCGCCTCCGTTATAAACTCGGACAATAGAATCATAGCAATGATAAATACTGGATCAGGACCAGAAGGAGTATGCTACGATCCGTACAATCAGAATATATACATTTCAAATTCAGGAACAGACAATGTATATGCGATAAATGATACAACCTATGAATTATCATCCACAATTCAGGTTGGGGATTATCCATTCAGGGATGTCGCGGATCCTGAAAATGGATATGTTTTCGTCACAAATACATATTCTGGTACTATTTCCGTGATCCACCCTAGCAATGGAACATCTAAAAATGTTAGCTTTGGGAATGTTCCTGATCACCTCGCTATGATACTCGCTCTATCATTACTGCCAATAATCGTCGCTCTATCCTACGTTATAATCCGGGCAAAGAGAAATAAAAAGCGCACTTAA
- a CDS encoding ABC transporter ATP-binding protein, protein MQSDIILDVKDLTVGYDSENGYTTIIKDFNLRVRKGIILGIAGESGSGKSTLAQAIYRSLKYPGQILSGEVMFQGQNILSMAPEDLRRIRATKFSFIPQAAMNALNPVKRIRYQFYDLMIAHGLQPETNDDMIVSTINMVRLKDTVLDSFPHELSGGMRQRVVIAMSLLFKPDLVILDEPTTGLDVLVEHDILKDLKAIQRQRSLTMIFITHDLSILYEIADEIAMMYAGEIVELGTRDDMLSDPQHPYNFLLLKNIPRIGSKRVPGLRLLGNPSNYREGFAGCQFSTRCPFSQTLCEESHPDLVSDDGSHFRRCIRYPAWRVSIKQA, encoded by the coding sequence ATGCAATCCGACATAATCTTGGATGTTAAAGATCTCACTGTAGGCTATGATTCAGAAAACGGATACACGACAATTATAAAGGACTTCAACCTAAGGGTCAGAAAGGGTATAATACTCGGGATAGCCGGCGAATCTGGTTCTGGAAAGAGCACCCTGGCCCAGGCTATATACAGATCTCTGAAGTATCCTGGCCAGATCTTATCTGGAGAAGTCATGTTTCAGGGTCAGAATATATTGAGCATGGCGCCTGAAGATCTCAGGAGGATACGTGCAACCAAATTCTCATTCATACCTCAGGCCGCTATGAATGCCCTGAATCCAGTGAAGAGAATAAGATATCAGTTCTATGATCTGATGATAGCTCATGGATTGCAGCCGGAAACAAATGATGATATGATCGTTTCCACAATAAATATGGTAAGGCTGAAGGACACTGTGCTTGACAGCTTTCCGCATGAACTAAGCGGAGGAATGAGACAGAGGGTTGTCATAGCGATGTCACTTTTGTTCAAACCCGATCTTGTCATATTGGATGAACCAACAACTGGATTGGATGTGCTTGTTGAACATGACATTTTAAAGGATCTCAAAGCAATACAGAGGCAGAGATCCCTAACTATGATATTCATAACACACGATCTGTCTATTTTGTACGAGATAGCAGATGAGATTGCAATGATGTATGCCGGCGAGATAGTGGAACTCGGAACAAGGGATGATATGCTCAGCGATCCACAGCATCCGTATAATTTTCTGTTGTTAAAGAACATACCAAGGATTGGCTCAAAGCGCGTTCCCGGGCTAAGGCTTTTGGGCAACCCAAGCAATTACAGGGAGGGATTTGCTGGCTGCCAGTTCAGTACGAGATGTCCGTTCTCTCAGACATTATGCGAAGAAAGCCATCCTGATCTGGTGAGCGACGATGGCAGTCACTTCAGACGTTGCATTAGATATCCTGCATGGAGAGTTTCAATAAAACAGGCGTAA
- a CDS encoding ABC transporter ATP-binding protein, whose translation MIEVIKTENVSKVFQMRKGFAAVQNITALNNVNISLSDGEILGLVGASGSGKSTIARILVLLYRPTSGKILFHDRDVSGINGHELKQYRSKVQMVFQDPYASLDPYHTVAWHIRRPLKIIHYKGDVEERIDALLQMVRLDPPGYFRDKFPHQLSGGQRQRVYLARTLALEPEVLIADEPVSMLDVSLRIEILDLLEKIRNDLGISIIYITHDLNTVSMITDRLYVIHNGEIVESGKTEEILSDPKDPYTKSLIAAAPDPYKRI comes from the coding sequence ATGATTGAGGTAATTAAAACCGAGAACGTCTCCAAAGTATTTCAGATGAGAAAGGGCTTCGCTGCAGTTCAGAATATAACTGCCCTGAACAATGTAAATATATCTCTCTCTGATGGTGAAATACTTGGCCTAGTTGGAGCAAGTGGTAGCGGTAAAAGCACAATAGCAAGGATTCTTGTCCTCCTTTACAGGCCAACATCTGGAAAGATCCTATTTCATGATAGAGATGTTTCGGGCATAAATGGCCATGAGCTGAAGCAGTACAGATCGAAGGTGCAGATGGTCTTCCAAGATCCATACGCCTCGCTGGATCCATATCATACTGTGGCGTGGCATATAAGGAGACCTTTGAAGATAATTCATTATAAGGGGGATGTTGAGGAAAGAATCGACGCGCTTCTTCAGATGGTAAGATTAGACCCACCAGGCTATTTCAGGGATAAGTTCCCCCATCAGTTGTCCGGAGGACAGAGGCAGAGGGTTTATCTGGCCAGAACTCTTGCGCTTGAACCTGAGGTTCTCATCGCGGATGAGCCTGTTTCGATGCTCGATGTTTCCCTACGAATTGAGATATTGGATCTGTTGGAAAAGATAAGAAATGATTTAGGTATAAGCATAATTTACATAACGCATGATCTGAACACTGTCAGTATGATAACAGATAGACTTTACGTAATTCATAATGGTGAGATAGTGGAAAGCGGAAAAACAGAGGAAATACTTTCAGACCCAAAGGATCCGTACACAAAATCCCTGATAGCAGCTGCGCCTGATCCATATAAGAGAATCTGA
- a CDS encoding ABC transporter permease, whose translation MQDQNYHRIPERSVHYERFMSVMEKIRSSLGVILENNKSRVGFALLIGIVVFSIVGIFYTPYQPDAYLFARGLPPNSVNILGTTGYGQDVFSQLLGGAAPTLMIAFSVGVFGTLISVFVGLLSGFASKRVNEAINAIISIFLVVPGVLLIMLFGTYFLGIHESLGYLPTIIILVITGWAFGARTFRSITLSIAKRDYILSSLLIGESRMSIIFRQIMRAIMPVVVSNFFFTSMYGAMGLTFVEYLGVGNVEQVNWGTMLYWAINNEAYLTGQWWWILPPSIMISMLMFSFILLNFGLDEMANPSLRVYSRKKRIVKND comes from the coding sequence ATGCAAGATCAGAATTATCATCGCATTCCAGAGAGATCAGTTCATTATGAAAGATTTATGTCAGTGATGGAAAAGATAAGATCATCGCTGGGCGTAATTCTGGAAAACAATAAGTCTAGAGTGGGCTTCGCTCTCCTGATAGGCATTGTTGTATTTTCAATTGTGGGAATATTTTATACACCATACCAACCTGACGCTTACCTATTCGCTAGGGGTCTTCCACCAAATTCGGTCAACATACTAGGAACCACTGGTTATGGTCAGGATGTGTTTTCACAGTTGCTGGGAGGCGCTGCGCCAACCCTGATGATTGCCTTTTCAGTTGGTGTGTTCGGAACGCTTATATCGGTATTCGTCGGTCTTCTTTCAGGCTTCGCTTCCAAAAGAGTAAATGAGGCCATAAATGCCATAATAAGCATATTCCTGGTTGTGCCAGGTGTTCTGCTGATTATGCTCTTCGGTACCTATTTCCTTGGTATACATGAGAGCCTCGGATATCTGCCAACAATAATAATTCTCGTTATCACTGGATGGGCCTTTGGGGCAAGGACCTTCAGATCCATAACATTATCAATAGCAAAGAGGGATTATATTCTATCCTCTCTGCTCATAGGGGAATCCAGGATGAGTATAATATTCAGACAGATAATGAGAGCTATAATGCCCGTGGTGGTATCCAACTTCTTTTTCACTTCGATGTATGGTGCAATGGGTCTCACATTTGTTGAATATCTGGGTGTAGGAAACGTCGAGCAGGTTAACTGGGGTACGATGCTTTATTGGGCTATAAACAATGAAGCCTATCTAACAGGACAGTGGTGGTGGATCCTTCCGCCCAGCATAATGATATCGATGCTGATGTTCTCATTCATATTGTTGAACTTTGGTCTGGATGAGATGGCCAATCCATCGCTGAGGGTATACAGCAGAAAAAAGAGGATTGTTAAGAATGATTGA
- a CDS encoding ABC transporter permease yields MNFLLPRMMPGNPAVVVYNEILKAGGSGINPSYLHQLEVEYGISNAPIYDQYFQYLWNLFHGNLGISIAFYPEPVSSILAEALPWTLFLVISSITISFFIGNRLGRYAGVNRNTYRDLAIDIFAMFMASFPAFVLAFIVLDIFSVYGHIFPLGGAYGLDVTMGFNVPFLISVMYHAFLPILTIILTSLGGWVLGMRNNIIPNLNSDFINFSENLGFKDYQIKSIAYKNALLPNMTGFAMSIGLSVSGVIIEESIFSYPGVGLYMITAIDSLDYPLMQGIFLMVVIAVLVGNLVVDILYGFLDPRIRQEGE; encoded by the coding sequence TTGAACTTTCTTCTGCCAAGAATGATGCCAGGCAATCCAGCAGTCGTTGTATATAATGAGATTTTAAAGGCCGGAGGAAGCGGGATAAATCCAAGCTATCTGCATCAGCTTGAGGTGGAGTACGGAATATCCAATGCACCGATCTATGATCAGTACTTTCAGTATCTCTGGAATCTATTCCATGGTAATCTTGGAATCTCCATTGCGTTTTACCCAGAACCAGTCTCCTCAATACTGGCTGAGGCATTGCCATGGACATTATTTCTCGTGATCTCCTCAATAACGATATCGTTTTTCATTGGAAACCGTCTTGGAAGATACGCTGGAGTTAACAGAAACACGTACAGGGATCTGGCAATAGACATCTTTGCTATGTTCATGGCATCATTTCCGGCTTTTGTACTTGCCTTCATAGTTCTTGATATCTTTTCAGTATATGGCCACATATTTCCACTTGGTGGTGCATATGGTCTTGACGTTACAATGGGCTTCAACGTCCCATTTCTGATCAGCGTTATGTATCACGCCTTCCTTCCAATTCTGACTATAATATTGACATCTCTCGGCGGCTGGGTTTTAGGTATGAGAAATAACATAATTCCAAATTTGAACAGCGATTTCATCAACTTCTCTGAAAATCTCGGATTTAAGGATTATCAGATAAAGAGCATAGCATACAAAAACGCGTTGCTTCCAAATATGACGGGTTTTGCTATGTCCATAGGTCTGTCTGTCAGCGGTGTGATCATAGAGGAATCCATTTTCTCATATCCAGGTGTGGGTCTCTACATGATAACCGCAATTGATTCGCTCGATTATCCATTGATGCAGGGCATATTTCTTATGGTCGTTATTGCAGTTCTAGTAGGTAATCTTGTGGTTGATATACTTTACGGATTTCTAGATCCCAGAATAAGGCAGGAGGGTGAGTGA
- a CDS encoding ABC transporter substrate-binding protein — protein MPNDKSALKKTAVILAVLVVAISSLTVIFSVPATESTTTVSPLSSSSDGNSTLYLSPGPTPAFTDNFNPFDGVWLTPAGIMGLIYEPLLQINTYNGTVIPWLATGYSWNSNATVLTLYLRHNVTFSNGVPFNASSVLFTFNEQKKLFDEWGAIKSIYEVNPYEVQFNFTSPNTEYLFYVGSNVMILPQQFQNTSNPVSEIIKNPIGTGPYILESFSPQKIILTANPNYWQKGEPKIKNVVYIDYTSNSALTLALQTGQVEWASVFAPNITTLFVSKNPEYNHYWFPQGQPVTLLLNDLVYPLNQSFFRQAISVAINRTAIMNIGEYGYEQPANAAGLLYQQLGELNSTNLAMANRLSTYNLTYAKQILADHGFTINATTGRLTAPNGTPVPTLSLMSVAGYSDWDTDIALIANELNQLGISVNIETPTQNTVASDVTDGQYQMALYVDTGIGPSAWYDYSGLVGNIVKIGSPAYTNPERWNATGTGFMQYFNNYTALTNATQQNLYINKMASIMLQQMPIVYVVYSADWYEYVNSSIEGWPNAQNPYWIPMPWYPGPNEVVILHLYPVNSKSTGGLNPLVYDIAGAAIVVVIVAAIAGLYVRNRKIKAK, from the coding sequence TCTTCATCAGATGGTAATTCTACGTTATATCTATCTCCAGGTCCAACGCCAGCCTTTACGGACAATTTTAATCCGTTTGATGGGGTATGGCTGACACCGGCCGGTATCATGGGACTGATATACGAACCGCTTTTGCAGATAAATACCTACAATGGTACAGTTATTCCATGGCTTGCTACCGGTTATTCCTGGAATTCAAATGCTACGGTCTTAACATTATATCTTAGACACAACGTAACATTCAGTAATGGAGTACCATTTAATGCGAGTAGTGTCCTTTTCACATTTAATGAGCAGAAAAAATTATTCGATGAGTGGGGCGCTATAAAATCAATATACGAAGTGAACCCCTATGAGGTTCAGTTCAACTTCACAAGTCCAAACACAGAGTATCTGTTCTATGTTGGCTCCAACGTTATGATACTGCCACAGCAGTTTCAAAATACATCCAATCCGGTCAGCGAGATAATAAAGAATCCAATTGGAACAGGCCCTTACATCCTTGAAAGCTTTTCACCTCAGAAGATAATCCTCACAGCAAATCCTAACTACTGGCAGAAGGGTGAGCCGAAGATAAAGAATGTTGTGTATATTGATTACACAAGCAACAGTGCTCTCACTCTGGCTCTGCAGACAGGTCAGGTCGAGTGGGCATCAGTGTTCGCTCCTAATATAACAACGCTATTTGTATCAAAGAATCCAGAATACAACCATTACTGGTTCCCACAGGGACAGCCTGTTACCTTATTGCTTAATGATCTCGTGTATCCTCTAAATCAGTCATTCTTCAGGCAGGCAATAAGTGTGGCCATAAACAGAACTGCGATAATGAACATTGGAGAATATGGATACGAGCAGCCAGCAAATGCTGCAGGTCTACTGTATCAGCAGCTAGGCGAGCTCAATTCAACCAACCTTGCAATGGCCAACAGGCTCTCGACGTACAACCTCACATATGCGAAGCAGATCCTTGCGGATCATGGTTTCACGATAAACGCGACAACTGGCAGGTTGACCGCGCCAAATGGAACACCCGTACCAACCCTCAGCCTGATGTCCGTAGCTGGTTATTCTGACTGGGACACAGATATAGCGTTAATCGCGAATGAGTTGAATCAGCTTGGTATATCTGTGAACATCGAGACACCGACGCAGAACACCGTTGCCAGTGACGTAACTGATGGGCAGTATCAGATGGCTCTCTACGTTGATACTGGTATCGGTCCAAGCGCATGGTACGATTACAGTGGTCTAGTGGGCAATATAGTAAAGATAGGAAGTCCGGCATACACAAATCCAGAGAGATGGAATGCCACCGGTACGGGCTTTATGCAGTATTTCAATAACTATACTGCGCTCACCAATGCGACACAGCAGAATCTTTACATAAACAAGATGGCATCGATAATGCTGCAGCAGATGCCTATAGTCTATGTGGTTTATTCTGCTGACTGGTACGAATATGTAAATAGCAGCATTGAGGGTTGGCCTAACGCTCAGAATCCATACTGGATCCCAATGCCGTGGTATCCAGGGCCAAACGAGGTCGTTATCCTGCATCTCTATCCAGTCAACAGCAAATCAACTGGCGGGCTGAATCCACTAGTTTACGACATAGCCGGCGCAGCTATCGTGGTGGTCATAGTGGCAGCGATAGCTGGACTGTACGTCAGGAACAGAAAAATCAAAGCTAAATAA